A stretch of the Streptomyces sp. NBC_00654 genome encodes the following:
- a CDS encoding bifunctional 2-polyprenyl-6-hydroxyphenol methylase/3-demethylubiquinol 3-O-methyltransferase UbiG, with protein sequence MPEAPEKSDAAMKAWQEWQDAPWGRLRYSIAEANLLRHLDASGGEPLRILDLAGGDGGDAMRLAARGHHVTIVDHAPAMLAAATGRAVAGGVTELIDCVEADATDLPRDLADGEFDVVLCHNFLQYMDDVPGTLASVLAPLKSGGLVSVMAINRHSAPLTIAVREMDPAAALAALDTDQARTRMFDSALTLHTAEEIIPTLRTLGCRDISHYGIRSFCDYISDDARKHEPDYYADLERLELATTARPPYMHTARLFQLTAWKHTD encoded by the coding sequence ATGCCTGAAGCTCCTGAGAAGTCGGACGCCGCGATGAAAGCCTGGCAGGAATGGCAGGACGCCCCCTGGGGCCGACTGCGTTACTCGATCGCCGAGGCGAACCTGCTCCGTCACCTCGACGCGTCGGGTGGCGAGCCGCTGCGGATTCTCGACCTCGCCGGTGGCGACGGCGGTGACGCCATGCGTCTCGCGGCCCGCGGGCACCATGTCACCATTGTCGACCACGCGCCCGCCATGCTCGCCGCGGCCACCGGGCGCGCCGTGGCAGGCGGGGTGACAGAGCTGATCGACTGTGTCGAAGCCGACGCGACCGATCTGCCCCGGGACCTCGCCGACGGGGAGTTCGACGTCGTGCTCTGCCACAACTTCCTGCAATACATGGACGACGTCCCAGGAACGCTCGCCTCGGTGCTTGCCCCGCTGAAGTCCGGCGGCCTGGTCTCCGTCATGGCGATCAACCGGCATTCGGCACCCTTGACCATCGCCGTCCGGGAGATGGACCCCGCGGCCGCCCTCGCCGCACTCGACACCGATCAGGCCCGGACCCGGATGTTCGACTCCGCGCTGACACTCCACACGGCCGAGGAGATCATCCCCACCCTGCGGACGCTCGGATGCCGGGACATCTCCCACTACGGCATCCGCAGCTTCTGCGACTACATCAGCGACGACGCACGCAAGCACGAACCGGACTACTACGCGGACCTCGAACGCCTCGAACTCGCCACCACCGCCCGCCCGCCCTATATGCACACGGCCCGGCTGTTCCAGCTCACTGCCTGGAAGCACACCGACTGA
- a CDS encoding GNAT family N-acetyltransferase — MNDTTQQGIRIRPGSPADAPAVLSMLDSAVAWMNERGNTEQWGTTPFSRKSGGVERVERYMTENTPYIAESGGVPAGALVLDRGPSAQMPIAPAGEPERYVRLLVSDRRYAGLGIGAALLAHAAEETRRAGVALLRVDCWAGGEGELVAFYERHGFIPTDRFLYEAWPGQVLARRVG; from the coding sequence GTGAACGACACCACCCAACAGGGCATTCGGATCAGACCGGGCAGCCCGGCCGACGCACCGGCCGTGCTGAGCATGCTCGACTCCGCGGTCGCCTGGATGAACGAGCGCGGCAACACCGAGCAGTGGGGTACGACGCCGTTCTCGCGGAAGTCGGGCGGGGTGGAGCGCGTCGAGCGGTACATGACCGAGAACACCCCCTACATCGCCGAGTCGGGTGGAGTACCCGCCGGAGCGCTGGTGCTGGACCGCGGGCCCAGCGCTCAGATGCCGATCGCGCCTGCCGGAGAACCCGAGCGGTACGTCCGGCTGCTGGTCTCCGACCGGCGGTACGCCGGTCTGGGAATCGGGGCGGCGTTGCTGGCCCACGCCGCGGAAGAGACGCGGCGGGCAGGCGTGGCGCTGCTGAGGGTCGACTGCTGGGCGGGCGGCGAAGGCGAACTGGTCGCGTTCTACGAACGTCACGGGTTCATCCCCACCGACCGGTTCCTGTACGAGGCCTGGCCGGGACAGGTACTGGCCCGGCGGGTCGGCTGA
- a CDS encoding ATP-dependent endonuclease has translation MDAIERFRGAVIEWAAGGAGAPAAAEAAHELAARGAVRTAVLVEGVSDEVALEALAARHGRSLGAEGISVIPLGGATSIGRFLNLLGPQGLDVGLAGLCDAGEESHFARALERAGLGRDLARADMEPLGFHVCVADLEEELIRTLGAASVQQVVEAQGDLRAFHIFQKQPAQRERSVEQQLRRFMGTISGRKSQYARSLVDALDLGRVPRPLDRLLAHL, from the coding sequence ATGGATGCGATAGAGCGGTTCCGCGGGGCGGTCATCGAGTGGGCAGCGGGCGGTGCGGGGGCTCCAGCGGCCGCCGAGGCCGCACATGAACTGGCTGCCCGCGGCGCTGTGCGTACGGCGGTACTCGTGGAAGGAGTCAGCGACGAGGTCGCGCTCGAAGCCCTGGCGGCGCGTCATGGCCGTTCCCTCGGTGCGGAGGGTATTTCCGTCATCCCGCTCGGAGGCGCGACCAGCATCGGCAGATTCCTGAATCTCCTCGGTCCTCAGGGGCTCGACGTCGGACTGGCGGGCCTGTGCGACGCCGGAGAGGAGAGCCACTTCGCGCGCGCCCTGGAACGGGCGGGTCTCGGCCGTGACCTCGCTCGCGCCGACATGGAGCCGCTCGGTTTCCACGTGTGTGTCGCCGACCTGGAAGAGGAGTTGATCCGCACTCTCGGTGCCGCCTCGGTGCAACAGGTCGTCGAGGCACAGGGCGACCTGCGGGCGTTCCACATCTTCCAGAAACAGCCCGCCCAGCGGGAGCGGAGCGTTGAACAGCAGTTGCGGCGCTTCATGGGCACCATCAGCGGCCGGAAGAGCCAGTACGCACGATCACTTGTCGATGCCCTGGACCTCGGTCGCGTACCACGGCCGCTGGACCGACTGCTCGCACATCTGTAG
- a CDS encoding mandelate racemase/muconate lactonizing enzyme family protein, producing MPEPASAHLAALADSGVRVAAVRPVLLSAPYADPENLEVRVALPTGWRTTGLVEVTLDDGTTGLGEGYLAVFAPHVFVSTVDLLAPYLLGRPAADLAERYRDMVLVTGYWSLQGAARHVISAVEAALVDALGKRAGVPAYELLGGRRTDRIRLYASGGDSTSPAAMRSEIAAVAALGISTFKIRARGHEADKAVWTLDHAAPHGVGIAVDMAQNLDDPGQSVADALAFLDAVKAGTQQPLRFLEEPLGPALAHEYPALRRAAGCPVAGGETVTTARELLGRMASGYYDMVQPDATVVGGLRQTLAVFAAAEEHGVDTVVHCWGSAVCQAANYHAAFVGGGRLAEWPLPAYSLRSELLVEPFRIEAGHLLAPQAPGLGVRLTPETERRYAFRGDAVYRCLATLPPPVPGRWRAD from the coding sequence ATGCCCGAACCCGCTTCCGCGCACCTCGCCGCGCTCGCCGACAGCGGGGTACGCGTCGCGGCGGTCCGGCCGGTCCTGCTCAGCGCTCCGTACGCCGATCCGGAGAATCTGGAGGTGCGCGTCGCGCTGCCCACGGGATGGCGCACGACGGGTCTGGTCGAGGTGACGCTGGACGACGGCACGACCGGTCTCGGCGAGGGCTATCTCGCCGTGTTCGCACCGCACGTCTTCGTGTCGACGGTCGACCTGCTGGCTCCCTACCTGCTCGGACGGCCGGCCGCGGACCTGGCGGAACGTTATCGGGACATGGTGCTCGTCACGGGGTACTGGAGTCTTCAAGGGGCGGCCCGTCATGTCATCTCCGCCGTGGAGGCGGCCCTGGTCGACGCCCTCGGCAAACGGGCCGGCGTACCGGCGTACGAGCTGCTGGGCGGCCGTCGTACGGACCGGATCCGGCTCTACGCCAGCGGGGGCGACTCGACTTCCCCGGCGGCGATGAGGAGCGAGATCGCCGCTGTTGCCGCCCTCGGGATCAGCACCTTCAAGATCAGGGCACGGGGTCACGAGGCGGACAAGGCGGTGTGGACGCTGGACCACGCGGCCCCGCACGGCGTCGGCATCGCCGTCGACATGGCGCAGAACCTCGATGACCCCGGCCAGTCGGTGGCGGACGCGCTGGCGTTTCTCGACGCGGTGAAGGCCGGCACTCAACAGCCGTTGCGATTCCTGGAGGAGCCGCTGGGTCCTGCCCTCGCGCATGAGTACCCCGCACTGCGACGGGCGGCCGGTTGCCCGGTGGCGGGCGGGGAGACCGTCACCACGGCGCGGGAACTGCTGGGGCGCATGGCCTCGGGGTACTACGACATGGTGCAGCCGGACGCCACGGTCGTCGGCGGGCTGCGGCAGACGCTGGCCGTCTTCGCGGCGGCCGAGGAACACGGCGTCGACACGGTCGTCCACTGCTGGGGCAGTGCGGTGTGCCAGGCGGCCAACTATCACGCCGCGTTCGTCGGCGGCGGCCGGCTGGCCGAGTGGCCCCTGCCCGCATACTCCCTACGGTCCGAACTCCTGGTCGAGCCGTTCCGTATCGAGGCGGGCCACCTGCTCGCCCCGCAAGCGCCGGGGCTCGGCGTCCGGCTCACTCCGGAGACCGAGCGGCGCTACGCCTTCCGCGGCGATGCCGTCTACCGCTGTCTGGCCACGCTCCCGCCGCCCGTACCGGGCCGATGGCGGGCGGACTGA
- a CDS encoding D-2-hydroxyacid dehydrogenase, translated as MNGNEDGLALYVELPLDDSGRARLGGLGSGPVWFAEPGTASAADARALADADIALGNPRAVWVAEASRLRWLQLASVGIDGYLALDWPVLGRRLAVTNLGDVFADPVAESCLAGVLALYRGIDELTGLRTHGTWAKSAVRSRLRLLSGARVLVLGRGSIARRFAELLGPFGCPVSHFARGSGDIRTLAELDERLPGFDVVVALLPGTPGTSGLLDARRLAMLRPGAVLVNAGRGSLVDEEALVSELSSGRLGGAVLDVTAQEPLPAGHPLWTCPNVVLTQHTAGGSTDEGARVVEVFADNLIRFRSGAPLRNTVQWSRGF; from the coding sequence GTGAACGGGAACGAAGACGGCCTCGCCCTGTACGTGGAACTGCCGCTCGACGACTCCGGCCGTGCCCGCCTGGGCGGTCTCGGTTCCGGGCCCGTGTGGTTCGCCGAACCGGGGACCGCCTCCGCGGCGGACGCCCGTGCGCTCGCCGACGCCGACATCGCGCTCGGCAACCCCCGGGCGGTCTGGGTGGCCGAAGCCTCCCGGCTCCGGTGGCTGCAGCTCGCCTCGGTCGGGATCGACGGCTATCTCGCTCTCGACTGGCCGGTTCTCGGGCGTCGGCTGGCCGTCACCAACCTGGGTGACGTCTTCGCCGACCCGGTGGCGGAGTCGTGCCTCGCGGGCGTCCTGGCCCTGTACCGCGGCATCGACGAACTGACCGGGCTGCGCACGCACGGCACCTGGGCGAAGTCCGCCGTCCGGTCTCGGCTGCGCCTGCTGTCCGGGGCGCGGGTCCTCGTGCTGGGCCGAGGATCCATCGCCAGGAGGTTCGCCGAACTGCTGGGGCCGTTCGGCTGCCCGGTGTCGCACTTCGCGCGTGGCTCGGGCGATATCCGTACCCTCGCAGAACTCGACGAGCGGCTGCCCGGCTTCGACGTGGTGGTGGCGCTGCTGCCCGGGACTCCCGGGACGAGCGGGCTGCTCGACGCGCGACGGCTGGCGATGCTGCGGCCGGGGGCTGTACTGGTGAACGCCGGCCGGGGGTCGCTGGTGGACGAGGAGGCGCTGGTGTCCGAGCTGTCCTCGGGGCGGCTCGGCGGAGCGGTGCTGGACGTGACGGCGCAGGAGCCGCTGCCTGCGGGGCATCCCCTGTGGACCTGCCCGAACGTCGTTCTCACGCAGCACACCGCTGGAGGTTCGACGGACGAGGGGGCGCGGGTCGTCGAGGTGTTCGCCGACAACCTGATCCGGTTCCGGAGCGGTGCCCCACTGCGCAACACCGTGCAGTGGTCCAGAGGATTCTGA
- a CDS encoding PmoA family protein, with protein MSSPLGITHVHGDRITVTEERGGIDLISYVYRPEAAWEAPKPYVHPLRTLADNVVTDYRPHDHRWHKGIQMTASHLSGQNLWGGNTYVHGQDYQPLPERVGSMAHAGFDEVAAEAGRAVIAERLTWHHHDGTHWADERRRIELHDVEHAGSGTDAARRGGSWTLTWASAITNRRTEPLRFGSPTTHGREAAGYTGLFWRGPRAFRGGQILGPDGAGPELMGTQAPWLAYSGEHDGADGHATLIFQHAPENDHAGERGTHPSHWFVRNEPFAAVAPSFAFYDELELAPGDTLSRRYRVTVADGAWDRVRIAEYLAEHPW; from the coding sequence ATGAGCAGTCCACTGGGCATCACGCACGTCCACGGTGACCGGATCACGGTCACGGAGGAGCGGGGCGGCATCGATCTGATCAGTTACGTGTACCGCCCGGAAGCGGCCTGGGAGGCCCCGAAGCCGTACGTCCATCCCCTGCGCACGCTGGCTGATAACGTTGTCACCGATTACCGGCCCCATGACCACCGCTGGCACAAGGGCATCCAGATGACCGCCTCCCATCTCTCCGGGCAGAACCTGTGGGGAGGCAACACCTATGTGCACGGCCAGGATTACCAGCCGCTGCCCGAGCGCGTCGGATCGATGGCACATGCCGGGTTCGACGAGGTGGCGGCGGAGGCCGGACGCGCGGTCATCGCGGAGCGGCTGACATGGCATCACCACGACGGTACGCACTGGGCGGACGAGCGGCGGCGCATCGAACTCCACGATGTGGAACACGCCGGTTCCGGCACCGACGCGGCGCGTCGCGGCGGCAGTTGGACGCTGACCTGGGCGAGCGCGATCACCAACCGGCGCACGGAGCCGCTGCGCTTCGGCAGCCCCACGACACACGGCCGGGAGGCGGCGGGCTACACCGGTCTCTTCTGGCGCGGGCCGCGCGCGTTCCGGGGCGGGCAGATCCTCGGGCCGGACGGTGCGGGCCCCGAACTGATGGGAACGCAGGCACCCTGGCTCGCCTACAGCGGTGAGCACGACGGCGCCGACGGGCACGCCACACTGATCTTCCAGCACGCCCCGGAGAACGATCACGCGGGGGAGCGCGGCACCCACCCCTCGCACTGGTTCGTCCGCAACGAGCCCTTCGCGGCGGTCGCGCCTTCCTTCGCCTTCTACGACGAGCTGGAACTCGCCCCGGGCGACACCCTGTCCCGCCGCTACCGGGTCACCGTCGCGGACGGAGCCTGGGACCGCGTGCGGATCGCCGAGTACCTCGCGGAGCACCCGTGGTGA
- a CDS encoding alpha/beta fold hydrolase: MATVNANEVALGIESFGDDNAPLVLLAGGTTMLSWPDALCRRLADGGRRVVRYDLRDSGESTTADPEAPAYTLRDLAADAAALAGALGGGPAHLAGIGVGGMVAQVAALDHPGAFSALTLVGTRPVAPGPPDDDLPDHDQATMSRLFAHAMPDWTDREAVAEFAAAGAEILGDDPDAARRTAARVWDRTPGTAPPVQMANQLGMVFSRLDCGPRWRERLSEIGVPTLVVHGRHDRFFPVGNGEAIAHEIPGARLLVLGQAATAIPDAAADEFAEAMLALG; encoded by the coding sequence ATGGCCACTGTGAACGCGAATGAGGTCGCCCTGGGCATCGAGTCCTTCGGCGACGACAACGCACCACTCGTCCTGCTCGCGGGCGGGACGACCATGCTCTCCTGGCCCGACGCGCTCTGCCGTCGACTCGCCGACGGTGGGCGACGCGTGGTGCGTTACGACCTGCGCGACAGTGGCGAGTCGACGACGGCGGACCCGGAGGCGCCCGCCTACACCCTGCGCGACCTCGCCGCCGACGCGGCGGCTCTGGCCGGCGCGCTCGGTGGCGGGCCCGCGCACCTCGCGGGGATCGGCGTCGGTGGAATGGTCGCCCAGGTTGCCGCGCTCGACCACCCGGGCGCTTTCTCGGCTCTCACTCTGGTCGGCACCCGTCCGGTCGCGCCCGGCCCGCCCGACGACGACCTTCCCGATCACGACCAGGCCACGATGAGCCGACTGTTCGCGCATGCGATGCCCGACTGGACCGACCGCGAGGCGGTGGCGGAGTTCGCCGCCGCCGGTGCGGAGATCCTCGGCGACGACCCCGACGCCGCTCGCAGGACCGCCGCACGCGTCTGGGACCGTACACCCGGCACCGCACCCCCGGTCCAGATGGCCAACCAACTGGGCATGGTGTTCTCCAGGCTCGACTGCGGACCCCGTTGGCGCGAGCGCCTGTCCGAGATCGGTGTCCCCACGCTCGTCGTCCACGGCCGTCACGACCGGTTCTTCCCGGTCGGCAACGGCGAAGCGATCGCGCACGAGATCCCCGGGGCGCGGCTGCTCGTCCTCGGTCAGGCGGCCACGGCGATCCCCGACGCAGCGGCCGACGAGTTCGCCGAGGCGATGCTCGCACTCGGATAG
- a CDS encoding L,D-transpeptidase family protein — translation MAETCAASTGPYQRPMEEYLKLTVDGAQSPEDCAAIRTFQRSRSITPADGYANLVTYRTMTAVEARANPNAAGDCPQCSYRVTCVDLGRQLLWVQTGRNVDFDPVPIRTGRDDEETRTGWHAVYWRDRDHVSTIYNNAPMPYSQFFDGGQALHGRPDGLFDGGGSAGCVNLRLADAAALWDLLDIDDALYIWGTKPGTAD, via the coding sequence GTGGCAGAGACATGCGCAGCCTCCACCGGCCCTTACCAGCGGCCCATGGAGGAATACCTGAAGCTGACCGTCGACGGTGCACAGTCCCCCGAGGACTGCGCGGCGATCCGTACGTTCCAGCGGTCCCGGTCGATCACCCCCGCCGACGGCTACGCCAACCTCGTCACCTACCGGACGATGACGGCGGTCGAAGCCCGCGCCAACCCCAATGCCGCCGGTGACTGCCCCCAGTGTTCCTACCGCGTCACGTGCGTCGACCTCGGACGTCAGCTCCTGTGGGTGCAGACGGGCAGGAACGTCGACTTCGACCCCGTTCCGATCCGTACCGGGCGCGACGACGAGGAGACCCGGACCGGCTGGCACGCCGTCTATTGGCGGGACCGCGACCACGTCTCCACGATCTACAACAACGCGCCCATGCCGTATTCGCAGTTCTTCGACGGCGGTCAGGCACTGCACGGGCGTCCCGACGGCCTGTTCGACGGGGGCGGGTCGGCCGGCTGCGTGAACCTGCGGCTCGCGGACGCGGCGGCGCTGTGGGACCTGCTGGACATCGACGACGCGCTGTACATCTGGGGCACCAAGCCGGGTACGGCCGACTGA
- a CDS encoding choice-of-anchor A family protein — protein sequence MKLLTQLSGRGHTRRTRAWAAGLAYVVAAASAPVIALGATATPAVAAPLPGGLGPCVPGDCPDPYPPIDNGPIMGRDNGINIFTGGDYRVRDRAVEAEGRLVVLGDFDQNKSAAGSAIYNIGIVGVGSRVPPPVGADFLTTGGNVTVATDQRLLADDGVVRHAGTATGTITGTVIADPDAAAPYSALRGQLTTASQCYARTESGQRPATGTAVNQGGQTLFTGDNTSALQVFNVDFDMTTSTGAQQGLVFEDIPAGATVLVNVLGTSRTLSTFSGGIADSDPLNQLRPRLLWNFPDATTVNLAGTGQFQGSVLIGNPASEVTVTLPGVNGRFFTTGSLTHTSPPAGGGGQEFHAYPFDGDLPDCSAPTPQAPVTVVKTDSVTGEVLAGAVFELWEETNGVTGLQTTGGTPDTQVGASCTTGADGECTRTVDLGTYYWRETAAPPGYELPAQTVFGPLVLTQAEVPDGVTITVEDDRTAVSGSVSVVKEDSATSEVLAGAVFELWEETNGVTGLQTTGGTPDTQVGASCTTGADGECTRTVGTGTYYWRETAAPAGYELPDPAVFGPLVLTDENASDGLTVTAENTKSSVPSEESTIKVVKTDAKNGNPLAGAVFELWRESNGVTGLQTLPNGTVTPDTRTGPGCSTDRVGTCVFDELPLGTYYLLETAVPEGYVLPGDPVNGPFVITEQNAGETVTVKVANKRGEPGTYK from the coding sequence ATGAAACTCCTCACCCAGCTATCCGGCCGGGGCCACACCAGACGCACCCGTGCCTGGGCGGCCGGTCTCGCCTATGTGGTCGCCGCCGCGTCGGCCCCCGTGATCGCCCTCGGAGCCACGGCGACACCGGCCGTCGCGGCTCCCCTCCCCGGCGGCCTCGGACCCTGCGTCCCCGGTGACTGCCCGGATCCTTACCCGCCGATCGACAACGGCCCGATCATGGGTCGCGACAACGGCATCAACATCTTCACGGGCGGCGACTACCGCGTCCGTGACCGCGCCGTCGAGGCCGAGGGCCGCCTCGTCGTTCTGGGCGACTTCGACCAGAACAAGAGTGCCGCGGGCAGCGCGATCTACAACATCGGCATCGTGGGCGTCGGCTCGCGGGTCCCTCCGCCGGTCGGCGCGGACTTCCTCACCACGGGCGGCAACGTCACCGTGGCCACCGACCAGCGCCTGCTCGCCGACGACGGGGTCGTCCGGCACGCGGGCACCGCCACCGGCACGATCACCGGGACGGTCATCGCCGACCCGGACGCCGCCGCTCCGTACAGCGCGCTTCGCGGCCAGCTCACCACGGCGAGCCAGTGCTACGCGCGCACCGAGAGCGGACAGCGGCCCGCCACCGGCACCGCTGTCAACCAGGGGGGCCAGACCCTCTTCACCGGCGACAACACCTCGGCCCTCCAGGTCTTCAACGTCGACTTCGACATGACCACGAGTACCGGTGCTCAGCAGGGCCTCGTCTTCGAGGACATTCCCGCGGGCGCCACTGTCCTGGTGAACGTCCTCGGAACCTCCCGCACGCTCAGCACCTTCAGCGGTGGCATCGCGGATTCCGACCCGCTGAACCAGCTCCGTCCGCGTCTGCTGTGGAACTTCCCGGACGCCACGACGGTGAACCTGGCCGGAACCGGCCAGTTCCAGGGCAGCGTCCTGATCGGCAACCCGGCCTCGGAGGTCACCGTCACCCTGCCGGGTGTCAACGGCCGTTTCTTCACCACCGGTTCCCTCACCCACACCAGCCCTCCCGCTGGGGGTGGCGGCCAGGAGTTCCACGCCTACCCGTTCGACGGCGACCTGCCGGACTGCTCGGCCCCGACACCCCAAGCACCGGTAACGGTCGTCAAGACGGACTCGGTGACCGGTGAGGTTCTCGCGGGTGCGGTGTTCGAGCTGTGGGAGGAGACCAACGGTGTGACCGGTCTTCAGACCACCGGTGGGACTCCCGACACGCAGGTCGGTGCCTCCTGCACCACCGGCGCCGACGGCGAGTGCACGAGGACGGTGGACCTCGGCACGTACTACTGGCGTGAGACAGCTGCCCCGCCCGGCTACGAACTGCCCGCGCAGACGGTCTTCGGACCCTTGGTACTGACCCAGGCAGAGGTTCCGGACGGTGTCACCATCACTGTTGAGGACGACAGGACGGCTGTTTCGGGTTCTGTGTCGGTCGTCAAGGAGGACTCGGCGACTAGTGAGGTTCTTGCGGGTGCGGTGTTCGAGTTGTGGGAGGAGACCAATGGTGTGACTGGCCTTCAGACCACTGGTGGGACTCCTGACACGCAGGTCGGTGCTTCGTGCACGACTGGTGCTGATGGTGAGTGCACGAGGACGGTGGGGACCGGTACGTATTACTGGCGTGAGACCGCTGCACCTGCCGGGTACGAGCTGCCCGATCCCGCGGTGTTCGGGCCGCTGGTGCTCACTGATGAGAACGCGTCCGACGGTCTCACCGTCACCGCGGAGAACACCAAGTCCTCGGTGCCGTCCGAGGAGTCGACCATCAAGGTCGTCAAGACCGATGCGAAGAACGGCAACCCGCTCGCCGGGGCCGTCTTCGAGCTGTGGCGCGAGTCCAACGGGGTCACGGGTCTGCAGACCCTGCCGAACGGCACCGTGACGCCGGACACCCGCACCGGTCCGGGCTGCTCCACGGACCGTGTCGGAACGTGTGTCTTCGACGAACTGCCGCTCGGGACGTACTACCTGCTGGAGACAGCCGTACCCGAGGGGTACGTCCTGCCGGGAGACCCGGTGAACGGGCCGTTCGTGATCACTGAGCAGAACGCCGGTGAGACCGTGACGGTCAAGGTCGCGAACAAGCGGGGAGAGCCCGGCACGTACAAGTGA
- a CDS encoding DinB family protein — MTEPNAKADLLRYLQDAREALLWKLDGLSEYDVRRPLTPTGTNLLGVVKHCAGVELGYLGDTFGRPFFSEEPPPWWYTEDAETNADMWATADESREEIVGLYRQAWEHSDRTIETLALDAIGHVPWWPEERRETTLHHVLVRVIADASRHAGHADIVRELIDGAVGWVNGNDSIPQGDQAYWETHRSRLENVAREAGNG; from the coding sequence ATGACCGAACCGAACGCGAAGGCGGACCTTCTCCGCTATCTGCAAGACGCTCGTGAAGCCCTGTTGTGGAAGCTCGACGGGCTCTCGGAATACGACGTCCGTCGTCCGCTGACACCCACCGGCACGAACTTGTTGGGGGTGGTCAAGCACTGCGCGGGTGTGGAGTTGGGGTACCTCGGCGATACGTTCGGCCGGCCGTTCTTCAGTGAGGAGCCGCCTCCCTGGTGGTACACGGAGGACGCCGAGACCAATGCCGACATGTGGGCGACCGCGGACGAGTCCCGCGAAGAGATCGTGGGGCTCTACCGCCAGGCGTGGGAGCACTCGGACCGTACGATCGAGACACTGGCGCTCGACGCGATCGGACACGTCCCGTGGTGGCCGGAGGAACGGCGCGAGACCACACTGCACCATGTCCTGGTACGCGTGATCGCCGATGCCAGCCGGCACGCCGGCCACGCGGACATCGTGCGGGAACTCATCGACGGGGCAGTCGGGTGGGTGAACGGCAACGACAGCATCCCGCAGGGCGACCAGGCGTACTGGGAGACCCACCGGAGCCGGCTGGAAAACGTGGCACGGGAAGCCGGTAACGGCTGA
- a CDS encoding PPOX class F420-dependent oxidoreductase, protein MVVLSNEIRLRVEAPHIWYVGTVSPDGAPHVSPMWVGMDGDLLLFNTAIGRIKERNLRRDPRVCLSHADAADPFDRVQIRGRAVRFVEGPEADRNMDRLARVYLGTERFEWRVPGERRVIVLIEPTRVRRVVGVEPFPAGAPGAPGVRDPSDTR, encoded by the coding sequence ATGGTCGTACTGTCGAACGAAATCCGTCTGAGGGTCGAGGCGCCGCACATCTGGTACGTCGGAACGGTCAGCCCGGACGGGGCTCCCCATGTGAGCCCGATGTGGGTGGGCATGGACGGGGACCTGCTCCTGTTCAACACCGCGATCGGCCGTATCAAGGAACGCAATCTGCGCCGTGACCCGCGCGTGTGCCTGTCCCATGCGGATGCCGCCGATCCCTTTGACCGGGTACAGATCCGCGGCCGTGCCGTCCGGTTCGTGGAGGGACCGGAGGCGGACCGGAACATGGACAGGCTCGCGCGCGTCTACCTGGGCACCGAGCGATTCGAGTGGCGCGTTCCCGGCGAGCGGCGGGTCATCGTGCTGATCGAGCCGACGCGCGTACGCCGTGTGGTCGGAGTCGAGCCGTTCCCCGCAGGGGCGCCCGGGGCGCCCGGAGTGCGGGATCCGTCGGACACACGCTGA
- a CDS encoding dihydrofolate reductase family protein yields MRTLISTAFISLDGVVEAPGGEPGYRNSGWTFKDVEFLPEAFAIKSQEQEDSTAMLMGRVSYEAFSPVWPGMEDFAGYKAMPKYVVSTTLTEDDLVTDWGGTTILRSLDEVAALKETEGGPIIVHGSATLNRNLSDAGLIDRYHLLVFPLLLGAGKRLFSDTDKDTQKLKLVEHEAYANGLQKNVFDVVR; encoded by the coding sequence GTGCGTACCCTGATCAGCACCGCCTTCATCTCGCTCGACGGCGTCGTGGAGGCCCCGGGCGGAGAGCCCGGCTACCGGAACTCGGGCTGGACCTTCAAGGACGTGGAATTCCTCCCTGAGGCATTCGCCATCAAGAGCCAGGAGCAGGAGGACTCCACCGCGATGCTGATGGGCCGGGTCAGCTACGAGGCGTTCAGCCCGGTCTGGCCGGGCATGGAGGACTTCGCCGGCTACAAGGCGATGCCGAAGTACGTGGTCTCCACCACGCTCACCGAGGACGACCTGGTCACGGACTGGGGCGGGACCACGATCCTGCGCTCGCTCGACGAGGTCGCCGCGCTGAAGGAGACCGAGGGCGGTCCGATCATCGTGCACGGCAGCGCCACCCTGAACCGGAACCTGTCGGACGCCGGGCTGATCGACCGATACCACCTGCTCGTGTTCCCGCTGCTCCTCGGCGCGGGCAAGCGCCTGTTCAGCGACACGGACAAGGACACCCAGAAGCTGAAGCTCGTCGAGCACGAGGCGTACGCCAACGGCCTGCAGAAGAACGTCTTCGACGTCGTCCGCTGA